From the Solibacillus sp. FSL R5-0449 genome, one window contains:
- a CDS encoding bile acid:sodium symporter family protein: MGILQKIGKFAGNTFAIWVLVAAGLAIWTPEYFTWIGSYITILLGIVMFGMGMTLKLDDFKLILQYPKGVIIGIVSQFVIMPLLAFALAKIFNLPPEIAVGVILVGCCPGGTSSNVMTFLAKGNTALSVTITSFTTLLAPFVTPALIYLLASEWLPVSFMAMFMSVIKVVLIPIILGILAQFLFRPIVEKSIDILPTISVVAIVMIVAAVVSGSRDKILETGLIIFAIVILHNGLGYLIGYLVAKLFKLKYDDQKAVSIEVGMQNSGLGAQLAMAHFDPVSAVPSAIFSFWHNISGPILATYWGSKANKKENSK; the protein is encoded by the coding sequence ATGGGAATTTTACAGAAGATAGGTAAGTTTGCAGGAAATACATTTGCGATTTGGGTTCTTGTTGCTGCAGGTTTAGCAATTTGGACACCTGAATATTTCACTTGGATCGGCAGTTACATCACCATATTATTAGGAATTGTCATGTTTGGTATGGGGATGACATTAAAATTAGATGACTTTAAATTAATTCTTCAATATCCGAAAGGCGTAATTATCGGGATTGTTTCTCAATTTGTCATTATGCCATTACTTGCATTTGCGTTAGCAAAAATTTTCAATTTACCACCTGAAATTGCGGTTGGGGTTATTTTAGTAGGATGTTGTCCAGGGGGTACGTCATCAAACGTTATGACATTCCTCGCTAAAGGTAATACGGCATTATCTGTTACAATTACATCATTCACAACATTATTAGCACCGTTTGTAACACCTGCTCTCATCTATTTATTAGCAAGCGAATGGTTACCGGTTTCATTTATGGCCATGTTTATGTCGGTTATTAAAGTGGTATTGATCCCGATCATTTTAGGGATTCTTGCTCAATTCTTATTTAGACCAATTGTAGAGAAAAGCATTGATATCCTACCAACAATATCCGTTGTGGCGATCGTAATGATCGTTGCAGCCGTAGTAAGCGGAAGCCGCGATAAAATTTTGGAAACTGGATTAATCATTTTTGCCATTGTTATTTTACATAACGGGTTGGGCTACTTAATTGGATACTTGGTAGCGAAACTATTTAAACTAAAATACGATGATCAAAAAGCGGTATCGATTGAAGTTGGGATGCAAAATTCAGGTTTAGGAGCACAGTTAGCGATGGCGCACTTCGATCCCGTATCGGCAGTTCCGAGTGCGATCTTCAGTTTCTGGCACAATATTTCCGGACCGATTCTTGCTACCTATTGGGGTTCAAAAGCGAATAAAAAGGAAAACAGCAAATAG